In Gossypium hirsutum isolate 1008001.06 chromosome A10, Gossypium_hirsutum_v2.1, whole genome shotgun sequence, the DNA window CAACAACATGTTGGCAACCCTTCTTCATCACCTTCTTCCTCCGCTGTTATGCAACATAACATGATGCCAATGATGGGGATTCCTACAGCGGCGGCGGGGGCTTCGGGGCAGTTAATGTTAAGGGAACCTCAACAGCAACAGATTTTCGAGGCTCAGCAACAATTGGCGGCGGTGATAGCAGCAAGGGAACAACAAGAGATGTTTAGAGGGTATGAACAACATCATGGTGGCCAACAGCCTGAGATTGTGAGGTTTAACAATGGGTTTGAAGGGTCTGCTTCAGTTACTGCAACTGGGTTCAATCAGATAACAACTGCAGCAGCAGTAGCCACCATGTCACCTTCATTGGCTTTAGGAAGCTTTGAAAACCCTTACCAGATTCAAGCACAACAAGATCATCACCATTGTCATGGAGGCCATCATCCACTCCAAGCACAACTTTTACTTCAGCCACAACAAGGGCAACCACCTCAGCAGCAACAACCGCAAAGATCAGGGAGCGAGGAGGCGAGGAGCATTGGCCCTTCTTGttgattgaaaagaaaaacaaagaatccATCTTTATTTTTTGCCTGCCTTCCAACAAATTTTTCAATCTAggtaaaagttaaattaattatctaccctttttgttttattaatttatgatgaATGCCTATCCACGAAGGATTCTTTAGAAAATACCAGATAAGCTTTTGCATTTATGAAGGGGTGTTTTAGATAGCTTTTTATGTAtgttggggttttttttttctcccttaataaatttggggaaaatatcATTTGATGGCAGTGGAAAAGATAGAATTACTCTTAATTGTGCAAGGGCAGAAGGTTTGGTAAAGAGAATTATTGTCTTTTCACAGATGAGGGATATTCCCATTTCCATCAGCTATAAATGACATCCTTAGATTGACTTGAAATGAATGGATATCTATCACCTTTGTTTCATTAGCCTTACACTGCAATGTGTTTTGTATTAAGCATGAGAAGGGGTTGTGCTCAAAATTTCAGTGTAAGatctaatttacttaattttcatcctcgaactactcaaatttgaattaaaaaatttcaatgctaattaagaataaaaaaaaggtttgATTAGACTTGTAATATATTCCAATTCAGCTCCTTTGATTTGAAATGAACATGAACTTGCTAGCTAGTTACCATTTAAACCTAAGCATGAGACAAAATGGATAAATAAGAGTAGATTTTGGTGGGAATTTGGTGTGGTAGATCAAATCCATGATCTTGAGCTGTCCTCTCAGATTTTGCTTTCACACCCTCTTTGAAAACACAACAGCGTGCCCTTATTAGACAGCTTCCTTTTACCAAATAAAGGACActaatttcaattttcttttttatgaaaaaagaaacTAATGTTGTAGAAATCACAGTGTTTCAAGAGAAGAAGTTCATTAACATTGGGATTAGATGAAGTTTCAGACTTTTCAGTCAGCTTCTGTATGTTCTTTTTgtcaagaaaatttgaaaaaaaaaagaatgaaaaaaaaaagagtaatctTTTCACTGTGCTTTATGTACACAAACCATTAATTAACCTATGTTCACTGTTTTGCCATAAACTGCAAATCTGCCATGGTTGCTTTTTCATCCATATTAAAAAAAGATAACAAATATATACATAGTCTAGTCTTGGCTTTTCTTAATGATCTAGATTGTCAacaatttcttttacttttttcctTTCAGGGTTTTCTGCAGCAAACAAGTGAAGAACAAAGGGAGAAAAATTGAGAAAGACTGAGCTTGATATCTGAGATCTTAAGTCAGCATCGGGCTTTTGGGGTTTGATGAACACCTTCATCCATTTGAAcacataattaattatataatatattatattatatatagggATCTGCATTTTTGCATTGGTCTTTGGTCTTGGGATTGCGGTAGTTTTCAATTTTTCTAAGTTCTAACATGGCTCTGGTCTTCgttttactttgaatttcatTACGTATAATCTTAGAAATATCAtgttatgataatttttttttatttatcatggAGGAAGAATTGTTGTTATATTATATATGGTTTATATAAATAATAGATGTTATTCGGTGGAGAGAACTTGAAGTGAACTTGGGAATTTGCTTATATTTCCTTTCGGTTTAAATTCAATACTTTAAAACGTGAAagaaaaaatgattgaattttattCTAAACGATGAAAATAAATATTGactctttattttttattgttccCATCATTTATACCATCATTATGTCTTAATAAATTAATGGAATACGAAAAATTAATTACTCAACTCATAGTAATAaatcctttaaaaaataaaatatatataagtataatgtTGAAGTGGGATTGTATTGGAAGTGATGCATTACTattgtttatatattaaatatattgttattattattatttgttcaaaatattactaatattatttttaatggaaaattttccattgatTATAACTCAAGTTACTCCACTATAAATAACCCGAAGTTAAGTTGGGCTTAGCCCATAAATTTAGTTACAAAGGTGGATTCTGCAatatttcttttttcataaaaacataatctcaatttaaaaaagataaattataaaaatagtcaattttatttatctcagattatattttaattacttatttttaaaatgttaaattttagtcacttacgtaaCTGTTTTGTTATGAAGTGGTCATTCTACTGTTAAGCTCCGTTATCTCCCTAACAGCAGTCCtatgtggcagtccaactagGACGAGAAtaggttttttaattaaataaatttaattaattacagcttgaattggaaaagaaaaaCCGTTCATCTCCTTTTCTCTATGAGTTTTCTTTTCCACTTTGATTGAAAAAACTATTCTCATCCCAACGGAGCTTAACAATAGAATGACtactttataacaaaacgataacgtaagtgactaaaatgtaatctaaagCAAACAACAATGACTATTTTGTAGTTTACTCTTTAAAAAAACCAAATCCAAATTAATATTCATAAATACTAGATATATGTACATGGGTGaaaagtatatatttttaaaaaataaataaattatgaatcacAGTTGAAAAGTTTTCCTATAAAATTACACTCAATTTCACTTTAATTATTAAGgaacatttgatttatttttcataatgAAATTATGGAAATGTAAGATTACAAATAGGATTAGAATAATGTCCTTATTATAAAACTTTTGTTTTTATAAGTCTacttttttcaacattttttactctcaaatttttataatattaaaataatttaataagttcATTTTTATTACACCTTTATTTAATcatatgaattcaaatatttttaaaggaTCATAAGGATTCAATTGAATCATCACTAAacataattatgaaaatttatttataaggTTTGTCAATTGATTTTTGTAGAGaaatttgttgtttttaataacaaaagagaaatgaaactaaatttttcataaaagtaAAATCAAAGGACATTGCAAAACTATATATGTTTTTGTAAGGAGCTTATAGTAAAAACATTCACATGAAGATATTAAaacatcaacaacaacaaataatgTTCAAATATCATTATACCATTAAATATTGACAAATACAAAGTTATGTTTTGGCTTAGAAATACCTACAACTATATaagattttaaacataagtgtcgaaaccattttttaagtatgaaaaacggggatcgactttaaaaaattaaagtttggagtctccaccgatcctttttgatgaggtgtgatcgggtcacctcaaaacgTGGTCGTTTTTCAATAAACAGatttatttatcaaaacaatgattttggtctacgaaaattgcAAAAATTGGTTCAAAATTCGgctacgcacgaggaagggttagcaccctcgtaacgcccaaaattggtaccaattgaCTAATTAATGTCCTACtattgaaaatttggaaaaacaTTAAAATACGATCCATTAAAAATGTGTGAATAACTCGAGTTGGATTTTAAGATTCACTCGTTCCGAAGGAATAAAATACCACACCCACCACGTTTGGACACGATATTTTAAGCCTCCAAAAACTGAGATCACCTCGTGATTTCCAAAACACGCAACAAGATCTTAAAAGGGTATTTTGCTAaacggaaaatcgaaacccaacacgttagggcacgatttctcgaatttctaaacacgaaacattgccttattttgaggAGTTGAGAAAACACAGACCAAACTTTAAAGGGATATTTGACTATTTGGACAAACTGAAAATCGAAACCCTGcacattagggcacaatttctcgaatcttCGAATATCAAACATCGCCTTTATTTTATAAAGCCGGCTCAAAACGCATTGGTTTGGTTTACTTTAGGGTAAAAACAATTGATGTCGGGCGAAAAGTTGAAATCTAAAATCATGATGCAATAACGAGCATACAAACTTAGCATCGAGCATGGAATAAAAATTCGGGGCAATAATATCACATGAATAAATAATAAGAGAACACAAAGGGCTGAGTTAAGGTACATGCAATGGtaacatatcatatatcatataaatGCAAACATTAATTATTGAAAGCTAATCAATTAGAAGCCAATTAAGAGAAAATTCCATGCAAATTACACTAAAGAACATCATGTAACAAATTTTGAAACAGGTAAATAAGTGAATGATATGAAGAAAACACAATTTAGAAATATCAATATACAAACAATCAATTATACACAAATCTTGAAATAAGTAATTTTGCATGAACGCTTGAAATAAACCaagaagataaaataataataaataaataaaatggagtaacaACGTATAAATGAAATTTCCAAAATAAATGATGTGTATAAAACAAGGTAAACGATTTGCaacataatatatgaaataaagaaaacttaatataaataaaatatataaatactaataatatataaaagtgtTTGGGATaaacgtgtatatatatatcaaggtaGAAAAATAAATGTCATATAAATCCCTAAGGtattaaaactatataaaagaattttaaatccaataagtcatataataaatcaaagtaaaaaaaagaaataaaaccttaactaaatataattaattaaaaacagtacataataaaataatatatgaaaaagatgaatagtaaaataaaaaatataaattaaacttaattgaaaaaaagttaaaatcaaaggataattaataaataaaataaaccatagaaaatgaaataaggatCGTAGCGCAATGCGCGCAAATGCGCAGGgaccaaaaatgaaattattcCCTACTTCAAAACGCAACATTTCAACGCGGACTAAGGTGAACAGATGCACCAATTTCaggggaaaaattaaaaaaacaaaagaaatctaAATGGGactcaatcaatcaatcaatcaaatAGCACCAAAACAGGGAGGGACCAAACGCACAAATACCCCATTCAGAAGCAAAACACGCGGACAaactccccccccccccaaaatgCTGTTTCATTTTATTACCtaaattaaaacatgttttaaaatttttatttaaaaagcaTTTTAACttttgcttttaaaaaaaaaccctaaatgcCTTGTATGTTTTCTCATCTCCCTCACTCTCCCTTTACTCTCCAGCCGAAAGGCTAGTGCCCAGGGCCTCCATTCGTGACCAGCGAAGGCCCGCCGACGGTGCGAGCACGGTGCGACTCCGGTGACTCCCTTTCTCCCTAGTATTTTGTGTTGGTATTGTAAAtctgaatgaaaataaaaaacataataaatagcGAAAAATCACCTTTGAAGTATATTTTTCGATGGCTTTTTATTGATCTTTGTATGTATTTTATATACAATTTCtctggaaaaagaaagaaaaaaaccctctataataaaaaattttgaaggcTTTATAGGTAAATACAAACAGTTGCTTGCTATTCTCTCGCTCAAACTGCAGATCGTGGAGGAGAGCGTCGTGGGGCGTGGGGTCGTGCTTGATATGCCGACGTACGTGGTGGAGGGACGCTGAACGTAGAGGCTGCGATGCAAGGCAATAGCCTAGGGTTTTCCATGTTTTTCTGACTTAGGCTATTGGGCTTGtgcaattgattttttttgggcctagtgtatttaaaataatttaatggattgtttaatttttttgtttgattttggttTCCCTATGGGCCGAGCAAAATTCGGGTTTTACAATAAGCCTATGCACTTGCTATACCATAGACAAAGTATGTCAAATATATTATCTATCGAcaataagttaataaaaaattgtaaacaaCCTACTGCTACTTGACAATATatccaaaataaatatataccaaAAGTTGCTAATATAGTCTATGGACAAAAGATTGCTAATATATTCTAGATTTTATGAGACAACGAAGCTACACACCCTGGAAGAATAGAAGTCTAAGGATGGTCAATAAGTATTACATTCACTTGATTGCTTAAGTACATAATCCCTTCCAAATATTTTggcaaagaaaagaagaaatctaCCTTGTGTGAATCTTTTGCTAATATATTCCCCTATAGAAAGCATTTCATCCTTGGAGAGGCcttcaatttctataatttatgTGAAAATCATCATTCTTTGTTCACCTTCCTTTGCCtcttttttcgaaaaaaaaagaaatgtcaTTAATCTCTTGTGCAACTTCTCGATAAGCAACACCAAACTTACCTATCTCCTCCATAAGATCAAATAACCCATTAATTCTCCGAGGCCTTTTCTTACTAGTTACAACCTTCTTTACAATAATCACAATAGCAATTGTAGGTGCTTGACAAGCTGAAGCACCTATTTCCTCTCTAGATTCAAAATATTTGACTACCTCTTTTTCAACATCAAATACATCTTCAAATTTATTATCTTCAACATCCAAATCTTCCATTGCAATAGTTTTTATCTCAACTGTAGCTCTTGTAGCTCTTTCTTTTCCAAATATTTAGACTAAGTCATCAAAGAATGGAAGTGGTTTATTTCTCAATCCAATAGCATGTGGATGAAtctacccaaaaaaaaaaccttgaattttttaaattgatttcatAATTATAACTAATTATAGTAAATATAACGACAAAATTTCTAGTAGTGTTAGAAACTATGATTATGAGACCCTGTTTTCATAAATTGagtttgtaaatgttaaatagagatatttacaaaaataatgtattgatgaattaaattttggataagtaattttacagaattaatagttaattaaggtatagggacaaaattgtaaaaaggttatcactataggtttttaattggccaaaggcTTAAGGaattatataacaattaaacCAAGGTCTAAAATGGCACATATACCATCTTAGAAACATTAGTGGATGGTAAGtgaataacttatatatattataaatattataattaaattatttacattataaaatgtataaaataaaactaatatagtggaaagaaagagaaatcaTCTCTTTTCTTCATCCATGCacgaaagaagaagaaagaattcaGCCTTAAGGGCTGCTAGTTTCAACAAAAAATTGGTAtgtgtaatttagtcattttcttgtgatttttatgtttttgagtgtCATGAGAGCTTGATCTAGCTAGCTCAtatatcaatttgtaaaattgttaaagttttagatAGTTTGCATcaattatttcttgaatttttgggtgttaaattatagattttaagcttagttgtgaaaaaggactaaattgtaaagctaatTGATAGTTTTGTGCATTAGGgaacaaactaaataaaatgtaaaatttgaacGTAGGAATAAGAAATAGAAGGTCctaattaataataatgaaatcagagtttaatttggagttttaaattgaaatttatgctagtctcgattttagggactaaattgaatagattgtaAAATATGTGTGAATTTGTAATTGATTGTGATTTAAACTGAAATTTGATATTATgtattttcatattctaattcATAGCTAAAGGCGACGCAGGAACGTCGAGGGGAAAAGGAAAGACGAGATCTGATAACGAGTAACCTAAGTGTTtgatttgtgtttctataattcaGATCACTTTAATTTATGCACACTTCTATTGTTTAGAATGGTAAATGTGGAGGTAAGCTAAGATTGGTTAGTTGAATCGAATTGgtatgattatgtttgattatTGAGATAGaatactaaattgaatagaatttaaaatagtgtaatttgataaaattattgaattgaCTTTGTATTGGGGTGAAATGGGATGTGATATGtaataaattgatgatttgaaCTATGAATTGAATTGATGAGATGCGAATTgaacaaaatgataatttgaataaattgttaCCTTATTAATTGTTCAAGCAaaattagatatagttggcatgccgcAGGATAGATTGAGTACGAGTTAATTTGACTACATATTGAGTGTTGGGCACAACTCTTACTTCGGTTATAACGATGAGTGCTGTCACATGGCATGAATAACATACCCATATATGCTCTTTCACGACAGTCATCACAAACTTAAAACACTTATCATAGCATCTCATAGATGCACATATTTTCGCAATTGCACAAgctcacatttatcacatttaaTCATAGGTGAGGTGTGAGAACACTTACACTTGGAATTTAGAGTAAgggtttaggctacctctaaattcccaattacaCAATGAATCATCTATGAGCAGCGATTCCAAAATACTCACCAAAATATGTTTTCGCTGAAAGTTGAAAGCTGAGACAAGCTTTTCTTTACCTATGTCTCTACTCTTTGAAGGTTCTATTGACTCCGACACTTCAAGAAGACAAACCACACAAACATACAATCAACAATTAGTCATTAACTCACCTTAAATAGTAAAAAGCAATAGTCTAAGCTACGTTCTCTTTTAACTGAAACCTTCGGCATAGAaaactttaaatttgaatatctcgACCTACGTTTAATCTTTTCTCATGAAACGAATTCCATTCATCTACATATTCATctacgactaattcccaacctttaaccTATACAAAACTACACGTTTCAAGTTTTGACCATTATGaccaaaattcattaaaactcgaGAAATCCTTAACGAAACTTCAATGGAgctttagaaaccttctaattacatcaaaactaattgaaaaacactttaaaatcaagtttttacTCAAAAACTTGAAATTCACTATTAACAACCCCTTTTTAGCTTTTATTCAAAATTCACGATTTAATGGGTAAAAACTTAGTTTTAAGGATCCAATAATACTAAAAGCTAATAGAAAAATAACTGGTTACCTTCGATGGAAGAAAAACGGACTTCGACACAAATCTAGGAAAACCCACtattgaagaagaagatgaaattaaTGATGTTTTAAGACAGGGGTGAAGCCAAAAGGGGGATTGGCATTGGCCCCGgctgtaacgacccaaaatccgtgggcaccggAAAAGTATGTAATCGGGCCTCCGTCCTAGTgaaataagttcaaaaataattattaaaaatatttatgagccaagtggtgtgtctaattaggttttaattaagtaaatttagcttaatttagagtaattagtaaaaaggattaaattgaataagaggtaaaagtttaattctaaagcaattaagtaaaaagggccaAAATGACAAATATGCCATTAAGTAATGGTTGAGGCGGCATAAACGtattaaaaatctaagattttatttagattatatatatattatattatataattgattattataattattaattgttatggttttatattattattattattattattattattattattaaataaattaaatagtagagaattgtatggtaataaaaatattggtatatttgtaataaatagatacatgtgtacttgttataaaataatttgtttacttaatattaaagtaatagataattagattaaattgaattattgataattaaataattatatcataagatttttttatatatgttaaataaagtatgattatgacaagtgtaaggtgataaaaatatacatatgtaatgataatatttatacaattataatattttatttaaattagtagatatttattatttactattattataattaagagatatttattaattaaataattataacataagatttttatgtgataattaaataaaattatgacaaatgtagggTGGTGATATTGGACAAATGTAAAACATGTGTGTGtacaattgttatatatataattgctattaaatagatatttattaattaaatataatataaattaaataaagtaaaaaaaaagagataaagcataaaataaatagaaactaAACAAACAGAATAGAAAACAGAAGCATtcgaaaagagaaagaaaaaggaaaaactagagatttgaagcttgaaactttaattggtaagtcaattaagtcctttttagttaattttgatgttttagaagctttagaacaaagttttgttgaaattaagttaaggttttgaaagtttttaggttcttgaacatagttcatgttgagcaaaataatgaattagggatttaattgaatgaattttaagttaggattgaataaaggattgaattgtaaactaagctataagttttgagttttagggattaaattgaaataaattcgaaattatgaaaatatgataaaaattaaatagttagatGTGGGTTTGGCAAGAAATTGAGTAGCAaaaaggtatgaattgagaaagaaaaatatataggtttagttgggattaaattggaattaaagtaaaagttagataaaaatttcagcgtttaaattgtgttatgctaataattgtgaaattattttaattgttcgtagctgatatcgagcctgaagcatcggcccaaaaaggaaaaagaaagatcgtcgaggattaaatccgaagagaattctggtttgtatcactataactcaagctctataattaatatatgtttaatttaatatgaatatgtggtaagtattttaaggtaagtatttaatgaactaataaaatttgtgattgggtattaaaattgagattgatactgaactgaattatgggattctgaatattgttttgaatacCGAATTAaactgtgaaattactgaataATGTTACGTATATTGCATTGAACTGTAAAATTTCTAATGAAGTGAATTACTGTATTATTgtgaaaattgatcaaaataataaattataattaatattgaatcgaaatggaaattatactgaaaaatgatttaaataccctattaactagtcgggctagtcggatatagttggcatgccataggatatagaagagtacgggtttttgccggcttactgatcaggcacttatgtgccgactactgttattgttaccgttactgttaccgattcgacactttgtgtgtcgaatactgttactgttactgttacagattcaacactttgtgtgttgaatactgttactgttactgctactgctaccgttactgattactgATTAGATATTGTGTACCGTTAAGGCACATTGTGCCGttctggtgtgttggttggaatccATATATCCgccgagtccgagtcaagttaatagggacaaatgaaataaatctactgataaaactaaatttgaatgatatggcatatgtgaaagttgagaattgaaataaagaaataagaatggtatatatataattgaatgataacatgaaagattgaattgttcattaagtgatgataattgtTGTAACGCCCATTACtagagaccgtcgccggagtcgaacacgaggtgttaacagacttaattcattacttaaacacctcaaacaatttatttttaaaatttccagtcaagctagcaatctgcgtcacagtcgtttaaaaattcatatctcgagttcggaaatttgaaatccaattccgtaaatgttccatgaaaatagactcatatatctatttactattttttttctagaatttttggtcgaaccaattagtacagtttattagttaaagtctcccatgtttcagggtttgactgctttGACCTCTGTGTATTTCGAATCAGaaatctctctgtacagaatttcaatgtctatgacgtttgtttctcttaaaactagactcaataaggaatctttaaatataaataattacttctaattatttttttaaatttatgatgaatttttaaagtcagaacaggggatccaaaaatcactctggccctgtttcacaaaaattcaaatatctcataaaatataatttatatacctgttttgttcaatccatatgaaaatagactcattaagcttaaatttcactatttcattttactattttagtgattttcaatttacatcactgctgctgtcagattctgttttatggcaaatttcactttactaaggattttcatggactaaatagcattttaaacatacataacatcaaatatgacttagattggtcattccaatggctaatcatttacaaaccggccattccaatggctaatcatttacaaacccttttcttgccaaaccatagccatatcataagatcatttacacaaagtgagtattttgccatacatgccacattcaaaacacacaagccattttaccaatttaggccttcggatagtgtgaacgagtcttcgacctatctcGATTCTTAAgtcggcttgtcaaaactacaatgaaagaaaaggaaggagtaagcagaaatgcttagtaagttcacatgcaaaaagcaagtaacataatcacacaatcccacataaaacatcatttgcataaacaacaccaagacattcatgtttaatttgtatttaatatctttctacgatttcatcataccaagttttcaacctgagggtttaagcacatacctatcaaattttctcatttaccacacttaccaatatgtcaccttcgttttaggccttcttcttattcacttaagattcacccgttgaacacatcggaatataattcaaatacacggatctcatgaacataagagccatacccgcagctagacaaactcaatagcctgcggaacttatgtagccaagctaccatgtaacctacccataggtgaactcggactcaactcaacgagctcgggcgttggCATCCATAagtgagctcggatgcctagttacatctcatgaactcggactcaactcaacaagttcgaaactca includes these proteins:
- the LOC107914948 gene encoding LOB domain-containing protein 36; amino-acid sequence: MSSSNSPCAACKFLRRKCTQECVFAPYFPPDNPQKFANVHKVFGASNVAKLLNELNTSQREDAVNSLAYEAEARLRDPVYGCVGLISILQHKLKQMQHDLNNAKKELSTYIGPQAMLPILQPSVFLQQHVGNPSSSPSSSAVMQHNMMPMMGIPTAAAGASGQLMLREPQQQQIFEAQQQLAAVIAAREQQEMFRGYEQHHGGQQPEIVRFNNGFEGSASVTATGFNQITTAAAVATMSPSLALGSFENPYQIQAQQDHHHCHGGHHPLQAQLLLQPQQGQPPQQQQPQRSGSEEARSIGPSC